The Thermodesulfovibrionales bacterium genome includes a window with the following:
- a CDS encoding LptF/LptG family permease, whose product MPLLRLKIIERALLKELTVTFLMSLLSLNFFLLMEKVLRLSRLLSGVGASLADMARILFYIQPQLMLLTIPMSLLLSALLTYGRMNADSELTALRAAGMPFRDICRPLFVLGTGCFLFGLLISFSISPLSASKLRDALIKIIMQRAPLAIEAGIFNTSFKDIVILVRDKPEPDRMRGIFIYDRRDKKEPKALTAREGRIYADSENNLSLFLKDGFVHIAKGEGSLEIFFEGYKLSLNLMAEGPMRKNAEMTPGELLREAAGKDRRDRISLLLEFHRRLSLPVLCFFLMFLGPPLALISGKSGRLGGLTIGLAVFTVFYIILVYAENTVRSGILPHYVGAWIPIALLGACSLWAFRKAGSR is encoded by the coding sequence AAGGTCTTGCGTCTGAGCCGGCTCCTGTCGGGTGTCGGGGCATCGCTTGCGGATATGGCGAGGATACTGTTTTACATCCAGCCTCAACTCATGCTCCTGACGATCCCGATGTCCCTGCTCCTCTCGGCTCTCCTCACGTACGGCAGGATGAATGCCGACAGCGAACTTACGGCGCTCAGGGCAGCCGGGATGCCGTTCAGGGATATTTGCAGGCCCCTCTTCGTCCTCGGCACAGGGTGTTTCCTCTTCGGTCTTCTCATCAGTTTCTCGATCAGCCCCTTGTCCGCATCGAAACTGAGAGACGCCCTCATCAAGATCATTATGCAGCGCGCGCCCCTCGCGATAGAGGCGGGGATCTTCAATACCTCCTTCAAGGACATTGTCATCCTCGTCAGGGACAAACCTGAACCGGACAGGATGAGAGGGATCTTTATCTACGACAGGAGAGACAAGAAGGAACCGAAGGCGCTCACGGCCCGCGAGGGGAGGATTTATGCCGACAGTGAGAACAACCTTTCCCTCTTTCTCAAAGACGGCTTTGTCCACATCGCAAAGGGTGAAGGTTCCCTCGAGATTTTTTTTGAAGGCTATAAACTCTCCCTGAACCTGATGGCGGAAGGGCCGATGCGGAAGAACGCCGAGATGACGCCAGGAGAACTGCTCAGGGAGGCTGCCGGGAAGGATCGGAGGGACAGGATATCGCTTCTCCTGGAATTCCACCGGAGGCTTTCCCTGCCCGTCCTCTGCTTCTTTCTCATGTTTCTCGGTCCGCCCCTGGCATTGATATCGGGGAAATCAGGCAGGCTCGGGGGACTCACGATAGGGCTGGCCGTCTTCACCGTCTTTTATATTATCCTCGTCTACGCCGAAAATACCGTTCGTTCGGGTATCCTGCCGCACTATGTGGGCGCATGGATCCCCATCGCCCTGCTCGGGGCATGTTCGCTCTGGGCCTTCCGGAAGGCGGGGTCACGATGA
- a CDS encoding mechanosensitive ion channel domain-containing protein: MALLVTSFSRSVSRACRGGIRRGIRLFVVLCLLCPAGFLSSQAASAQKFPPIIQEKGTSSAPPLQAALPSTDEDIDETIARLESRIAELRQLSAAASEAVASEAGGVFGATPDEIRNRQRIISETIFLLDRHVKTLRDLRDIRKTNSDHAGEIKAWKGFKEKPPFPISFLDSLRDAILNQRLDLQALEMRLPSAREDLRQFTKNLKESRKELRLAQERFDKSKGTPSELRQRWLLDLIRQKNELNEAGAASAETRRLETEEALAGKKEYIRFLEEQLGAAERVSPFSKADLELKLQELDSQRRPIEKEIIQGLRRDDDAKKNLQQTRDALNKALAELKPDLPPSQKQIDLLSRLQSLLSAQQVVTETANAKVEILKFMLQLVDTAQTMWEDRYWLTRNDDLMKIREKSAEMRRILENARTWKDYIQSRLLNWTTLIQNQKERIARAERTPDERKTESIILGAYEERQAIVLRAAEMVARVERLANLLNDELTERQEHAPVAGRMREALTICLSFIKKIWNTELYVAEETIIAEGTKIAKPISVTIGKVMQALLILIAGTWLARHLNRPIQWLVIKTFKKDEDVAQQVSKVSFLVLFVCVLVFSLVSVNIPLAVFAFLGGALAIGIGFGAQHLINNFISGLILLFDRSIKVGDIVEIEGQGGRVTSIGMRNSHIIGFDGVELLVPNSQFLQQKVTNWTLSDRLRRYSLSVGVAYGTPTKEVSRLILRAVENHESVLKDPLPVVLLEKFEENALTFSVYFWLYLEPGQDNRIVLSDIRHRIIELLNDAKITIAFPQRDVHLDSVRPLEVKVVPAADSKKSPGE; this comes from the coding sequence ATGGCGCTTCTCGTGACTTCATTCAGTCGAAGCGTGTCTCGGGCGTGTCGCGGCGGCATCCGAAGGGGGATTCGCCTCTTTGTCGTCCTCTGCCTCCTCTGCCCTGCCGGATTCCTGTCTTCTCAGGCGGCATCGGCCCAGAAGTTCCCCCCGATCATTCAGGAGAAAGGGACGTCCTCAGCGCCACCCCTGCAGGCGGCACTTCCGTCGACTGATGAAGATATTGATGAGACGATAGCGCGGCTCGAATCCCGGATAGCCGAACTCCGTCAACTGTCCGCAGCGGCATCGGAGGCCGTCGCATCCGAGGCGGGGGGAGTATTCGGCGCAACTCCCGACGAGATAAGAAACCGCCAGAGAATCATCAGCGAGACCATCTTCCTACTCGACAGGCATGTCAAGACCCTGAGGGATTTGAGGGATATCCGGAAAACAAACAGTGACCATGCAGGGGAGATAAAGGCCTGGAAGGGCTTCAAGGAGAAACCTCCCTTCCCCATTTCGTTTCTCGACAGCCTGCGTGACGCTATCCTCAACCAGAGACTCGACTTGCAGGCCCTCGAGATGAGACTCCCGTCGGCAAGAGAGGACCTCAGGCAGTTTACAAAGAATCTGAAGGAGAGCCGCAAGGAACTGCGTCTCGCTCAAGAGCGGTTCGACAAGAGCAAGGGTACCCCCTCGGAATTGAGACAGCGCTGGCTCCTCGATCTGATACGGCAGAAGAACGAACTGAACGAGGCAGGTGCGGCGTCGGCCGAAACCCGCAGGCTCGAAACAGAGGAAGCTCTCGCCGGTAAGAAGGAGTACATCCGGTTTCTCGAAGAGCAATTGGGCGCAGCTGAGAGGGTCTCTCCCTTTTCGAAGGCTGACCTCGAACTGAAGCTCCAGGAGCTTGACAGCCAGCGCAGGCCGATCGAGAAGGAGATCATTCAGGGCCTGAGAAGAGACGATGATGCGAAAAAGAATCTTCAACAGACGCGCGATGCCTTGAATAAGGCGCTGGCCGAACTGAAGCCGGACCTTCCCCCCAGCCAAAAGCAGATCGATCTCCTGAGTCGTCTGCAGTCCTTGCTCAGCGCGCAACAGGTCGTCACGGAAACCGCCAACGCGAAGGTCGAAATTCTGAAGTTTATGCTCCAGCTGGTCGATACCGCCCAGACGATGTGGGAAGACCGCTACTGGCTTACCCGAAACGATGACCTCATGAAGATCAGGGAGAAATCCGCAGAGATGCGGCGGATTCTCGAAAACGCCCGCACCTGGAAAGACTACATCCAGTCTAGGCTCCTCAATTGGACGACCCTCATTCAGAATCAGAAAGAAAGAATCGCCCGCGCGGAAAGAACGCCGGACGAACGGAAAACGGAGAGTATCATCCTCGGCGCATACGAGGAGCGTCAGGCGATAGTGCTCAGAGCGGCTGAAATGGTTGCGAGGGTCGAACGTTTGGCAAACCTCCTGAACGATGAACTCACGGAGAGGCAGGAGCATGCCCCGGTGGCCGGCCGCATGAGAGAAGCGCTGACCATCTGCCTCTCTTTCATCAAAAAGATCTGGAATACGGAACTCTATGTGGCTGAAGAGACGATCATCGCCGAGGGCACCAAGATCGCAAAACCGATAAGTGTCACCATCGGAAAGGTGATGCAGGCGCTCTTGATCCTGATCGCGGGCACGTGGCTGGCGAGGCACCTGAACAGGCCGATACAGTGGTTGGTGATCAAGACATTCAAGAAGGATGAAGATGTGGCGCAGCAGGTGAGCAAGGTATCGTTTCTCGTGCTCTTCGTCTGCGTGCTCGTCTTTTCTCTCGTCTCGGTGAATATCCCGCTCGCCGTCTTCGCCTTCCTCGGCGGAGCGCTCGCGATCGGCATCGGCTTCGGGGCGCAGCACCTCATCAACAACTTTATCAGCGGGTTGATCCTCCTCTTTGACCGTTCCATTAAGGTCGGCGATATTGTTGAGATAGAAGGACAGGGAGGGCGGGTCACGTCCATAGGCATGCGGAACTCCCATATCATCGGGTTTGACGGTGTGGAATTGCTCGTGCCGAACAGCCAGTTCCTGCAGCAAAAGGTGACGAACTGGACGCTCTCTGACAGGCTGAGGCGTTACTCGCTCTCTGTCGGCGTCGCCTATGGTACACCCACGAAGGAAGTATCGAGATTGATCCTCAGGGCAGTCGAAAACCACGAGTCAGTGCTGAAAGATCCCCTGCCCGTTGTACTTCTCGAAAAATTCGAGGAGAACGCGCTTACATTCTCGGTCTATTTCTGGCTCTACCTGGAGCCTGGACAGGATAACCGCATAGTCTTAAGCGACATACGCCATCGGATCATCGAACTCCTCAACGACGCGAAAATCACTATCGCTTTCCCCCAGCGAGACGTCCATCTCGATTCGGTACGCCCGTTGGAAGTCAAAGTCGTGCCTGCAGCCGACAGCAAGAAATCCCCGGGGGAGTAG
- a CDS encoding transporter substrate-binding domain-containing protein: MVRYVGRIAPFVLLASFFIGCATVKDAPLVEGPKPNPLLVGVTPDSPPMIFRLNGEISGAEADMARRLAKELGRPLEFVDLGWEQEIPALLEGKTDIIMSGMTITDARKVRINFTYPYLKSGLVIAMRAGDASKYTSVKSILDDFPTTGVIKGTTGEAYVRKNFPPAIRIVAVPNIKDAVLELRQRRIDIIVHDAPAIVWIVSENEAEIKGLWEPLNEEDLGWGVRRDDEEFLDRVNTVLRNWKKDGTLKEILLKWLPYWKNFD, from the coding sequence ATGGTCAGATATGTCGGAAGAATTGCCCCGTTCGTTCTCCTCGCGTCGTTTTTCATCGGCTGCGCCACAGTGAAGGATGCTCCCTTAGTCGAAGGCCCTAAACCGAACCCGTTGCTCGTCGGCGTGACCCCTGACTCCCCTCCCATGATTTTCAGACTGAACGGAGAAATCTCGGGAGCGGAGGCAGACATGGCGCGCCGGCTCGCGAAGGAACTCGGCCGGCCTCTCGAATTTGTGGATCTTGGATGGGAGCAGGAGATCCCCGCTCTCCTCGAAGGGAAGACCGATATCATCATGTCAGGCATGACGATAACCGATGCGAGAAAGGTAAGAATCAATTTCACCTACCCTTACCTCAAGAGCGGCCTCGTGATAGCGATGCGTGCGGGAGATGCATCGAAGTACACTTCCGTAAAGAGTATCTTGGATGATTTTCCGACTACGGGAGTGATAAAGGGCACAACAGGCGAAGCATACGTCCGAAAGAATTTTCCGCCGGCGATAAGAATCGTGGCCGTGCCGAACATAAAAGACGCTGTTCTTGAACTGAGGCAGAGAAGGATCGACATCATTGTTCACGACGCCCCTGCGATAGTCTGGATCGTCTCGGAAAACGAGGCAGAAATAAAGGGCCTTTGGGAGCCGCTGAACGAGGAAGACCTCGGGTGGGGAGTGAGACGGGACGACGAGGAATTCCTGGACCGAGTGAACACGGTTCTGAGAAACTGGAAGAAGGATGGAACATTGAAGGAGATCCTTCTCAAATGGCTCCCCTATTGGAAGAATTTCGATTAG
- the deoC gene encoding deoxyribose-phosphate aldolase, with product DHTLLRPDATPGDIRRLCDEARLHGFFSVCVNPFYVRAAREALGGSAVRTTTVIGFPLGMTLTKVKTFEALESALAGADEIDIVMNVGMAKSGHWDIVTKDIDDVIAATGGIVHKIIIETCYLDGEEKRKASEMVLETGAGFVKTSTGFGPAGVTIEDVAVIKTVVRNRCGIKAAGGIRTLSQVKELISAGATRIGTSAGVAIMEEAQRGHDIRHQGARERP from the coding sequence CGACCACACACTCCTCAGGCCCGATGCAACCCCCGGTGATATCAGAAGGCTCTGTGATGAGGCGAGACTCCACGGTTTCTTCTCCGTATGCGTAAATCCTTTTTATGTCCGGGCGGCCAGGGAAGCCCTCGGAGGGAGCGCCGTCAGGACAACGACCGTGATCGGATTTCCTCTCGGGATGACCCTCACAAAGGTCAAGACCTTTGAAGCACTGGAATCCGCGCTTGCCGGAGCCGATGAAATTGATATCGTTATGAATGTCGGCATGGCGAAGTCAGGCCACTGGGATATCGTGACAAAGGACATCGATGATGTTATCGCCGCCACCGGGGGAATCGTCCACAAGATCATCATCGAGACATGCTATCTCGACGGGGAGGAGAAGAGAAAGGCATCGGAGATGGTCCTCGAAACAGGTGCGGGATTCGTCAAGACATCCACCGGCTTCGGCCCCGCAGGAGTGACGATTGAGGACGTTGCCGTCATAAAGACCGTCGTCCGGAACAGGTGCGGGATCAAGGCGGCAGGCGGCATCAGGACATTGTCGCAGGTCAAAGAGTTGATCTCTGCAGGTGCAACGAGAATAGGGACATCGGCCGGAGTAGCGATCATGGAGGAAGCGCAGAGAGGGCATGATATTCGACATCAGGGGGCGAGGGAACGGCCCTGA
- a CDS encoding LptF/LptG family permease encodes MDPHRPARGMFALGLPEGGVTMITMLQRYYLKEFFLLFFIIALGLGFISSMIELVDKIEGFIQYNPPASKLLLYSLLNVPRYLLYLMPVAALLSSLFTFGQAGRRKETVAIKASGGSIKGLLVPFIYCGIFLALAAFLMSEFVAPNFSKKAHRLSDSITKREKILTVKEGTAWLRARDCIVKIDLYLPDKGAIRGVTIMKIEGDMLTDRIEADSGEWGPVLESRGDDGRRYLEGPSSSRPERGVWYLRGVTDYNIKSGTVTKFGEIRSDVIDSPNIIGRGMQKPEEMNARELLSYTKRLRDAGIKNTRLLIDIHSRLSFPLINIIMLLVGVSLATRGEIKSGLITTAMGIFISLLYWLGYTACLSMGYTGILSPVFSAWLVPVIFGGVALYLFVTIPE; translated from the coding sequence ATGGATCCCCATCGCCCTGCTCGGGGCATGTTCGCTCTGGGCCTTCCGGAAGGCGGGGTCACGATGATAACGATGCTCCAGAGATACTATCTGAAGGAATTCTTTCTCCTCTTCTTCATCATTGCCTTGGGACTCGGGTTCATATCGAGCATGATTGAACTCGTCGACAAGATCGAAGGGTTCATTCAATATAACCCGCCTGCGAGCAAACTCCTCCTCTACTCGCTCCTGAACGTCCCCCGGTACCTCCTTTACCTTATGCCGGTGGCGGCACTTCTGAGCAGTCTCTTCACCTTCGGACAGGCCGGAAGACGGAAGGAGACCGTGGCGATTAAGGCCTCCGGCGGAAGCATCAAGGGTCTCCTTGTCCCGTTCATCTATTGCGGCATTTTCCTCGCGCTCGCCGCTTTCCTCATGAGCGAGTTTGTTGCACCGAACTTCTCCAAGAAGGCACACCGGCTGAGTGATTCCATCACGAAGAGGGAGAAGATCCTGACCGTGAAGGAAGGGACGGCATGGTTACGGGCGAGGGACTGCATCGTCAAGATAGACTTGTACCTTCCCGATAAGGGAGCCATCAGGGGCGTCACGATCATGAAGATAGAGGGCGACATGCTTACGGACCGGATAGAGGCTGACTCAGGTGAGTGGGGGCCCGTGTTGGAATCTCGTGGAGACGATGGAAGGCGGTATTTGGAAGGACCTTCTTCCTCCCGGCCGGAGAGGGGTGTCTGGTATCTCAGAGGGGTAACGGATTACAACATCAAGAGCGGTACGGTCACGAAGTTCGGCGAAATCCGGTCTGATGTCATCGATTCCCCGAACATCATCGGCAGGGGAATGCAGAAACCGGAAGAGATGAACGCCCGGGAGCTCCTTTCCTACACGAAACGGTTGAGGGATGCGGGCATCAAGAACACGAGGCTTCTCATCGATATCCATTCGCGGCTCTCTTTCCCCCTGATCAATATCATCATGCTTCTCGTGGGAGTCTCCCTGGCGACGAGAGGGGAAATAAAGAGCGGCCTCATAACAACGGCGATGGGGATATTCATCAGTCTCTTGTACTGGTTGGGGTATACCGCCTGCCTTTCGATGGGGTATACGGGAATTCTCTCTCCGGTATTCTCCGCATGGCTCGTGCCGGTGATCTTCGGGGGCGTGGCGCTCTATCTGTTCGTGACGATACCGGAATAG